From one Meles meles chromosome 18, mMelMel3.1 paternal haplotype, whole genome shotgun sequence genomic stretch:
- the SMIM36 gene encoding small integral membrane protein 36: MEFYLEIDPVTLNLIILVASYVILLLVFLISCVLYDCRGKDPSKEYAPETTLDAQPSIRLVVMQQSTSEDPWTRRPSLHFGDPALLGKKSTMV; this comes from the coding sequence ATGGAGTTTTACTTAGAGATTGACCCTGTCACCTTGAACCTGATCATCCTAGTAGCCAGCTACGTTATCTTGCTCCTGGTGTTCCTCATCTCCTGCGTGCTGTATGACTGCCGAGGCAAGGACCCCAGTAAGGAGTACGCTCCTGAGACCACCCTTGATGCCCAGCCCTCCATCCGCTTGGTGGTGATGCAGCAGAGCACTTCAGAGGACCCCTGGACAAGGAGGCCCAGCCTTCATTTTGGGGATCCTGCTCTACTAGGGAAGAAAAGCACAATGGTGTGA